One window of the Procambarus clarkii isolate CNS0578487 chromosome 27, FALCON_Pclarkii_2.0, whole genome shotgun sequence genome contains the following:
- the LOC138369246 gene encoding uncharacterized protein yields MKWGTLIRATKAELLTLVNAYHITAPHGATKTYLHNLILDHLLDNDNITSESHEERLSSHEIEDRAFHSRTRTSEENSQDTEGTTCTTKKTKQAELQREREKEQLEFQREREREQLELQREREQEALKVRERERKHAEKQAAIALENGRKELDLETTHHTQRKEAEANLQNRQHLPPVVDAGITALDDVWNTGLEGLTV; encoded by the exons ATGAAGTGGGGCACACTAATTCGTGCCACCAAGGCGGAGTTGCTAACTCTTGTAAATGCGTACCACATTACTGCCCCCCATGGAGCCACTAAAACTTATCTCCATAACCTTATACTTGACCACTTATTAGACAATGATAATATTACATCCGAATCTCATGAAGAGCGCCTTAGCAGCCATGAAATTGAAGATAGAGCTTTCCACTCTAGAACGCGAACGTCAGAAGAAAACTCTCAAGATACAGAAGGAACAACTTGCactacaaaaaaaacaaaacaagctgaactgcaacgtGAACGTGAGAAGGAACAACTAGAGTTCCAACGTGaacgtgagagggaacagcttgaacTCCAACGTGAGCGTGAACAGGAAGCCCTTAAAGTAAGAGAAAGAGAACGTAAACATGCTGAAAAACAAGCCGCCATTGCTCTAGAAAACGGTAGAAAAGAGCttgacttggaaactacacaccacactcagcgcaagGAAGCGGAAGCTAACCTCCAG AATAGACAGCACCTCCCTCCTGTAGTAGATGCAGGAATCACAGCTTTAGATGACGTTTGGAATACAGGTTTAGAAGGGCTGACTGTGTGA